The proteins below come from a single Parageobacillus toebii NBRC 107807 genomic window:
- a CDS encoding IucA/IucC family C-terminal-domain containing protein, whose translation MILSAEEIKVLETYRLSTAQTNSPLSIRLDRLSEDSVLIDYVAKVRDRLGAANDAVAASMLIKRYSFLVAMSLYAMSVWNKRLVLSPERIWMETDDHDDRWLPTFRFEEPKTEICTGCRDQWREETVRQLFAVHLFPLIEKLRKITKISAHILWENIAIYIYWLYETLMNDETLAHVHEQLCDDFHYLVHDADGALFGTPRQNPLKRFWKGNAHPRQRSTCCLYYQTDGGTHCQTCPCIASQRCQAIS comes from the coding sequence ATGATTCTTTCCGCGGAGGAAATAAAGGTATTAGAAACATATCGGCTTTCAACCGCTCAAACCAATTCGCCGCTATCGATTCGCTTGGATCGTCTGTCTGAGGATAGCGTGCTCATCGATTATGTAGCAAAAGTGCGCGACAGGCTTGGCGCTGCCAATGACGCTGTCGCGGCATCGATGTTGATCAAACGATATAGCTTCCTTGTCGCGATGTCGCTTTATGCGATGTCCGTTTGGAATAAACGGCTTGTGCTGTCACCAGAGCGGATTTGGATGGAAACGGACGATCATGATGATAGGTGGCTGCCGACTTTTCGTTTTGAGGAGCCCAAGACAGAAATATGCACGGGCTGTCGTGACCAATGGCGGGAAGAGACGGTGAGACAGCTATTTGCGGTGCACCTTTTCCCGCTGATAGAAAAATTGCGGAAAATCACAAAAATATCTGCCCATATATTATGGGAGAATATCGCGATTTACATTTATTGGCTGTATGAAACGCTTATGAATGATGAAACCCTTGCCCATGTCCACGAACAGCTTTGCGATGATTTTCATTATCTCGTTCACGACGCAGATGGAGCGTTATTCGGCACTCCTCGACAAAATCCGTTAAAACGATTTTGGAAAGGAAACGCTCATCCGAGACAGCGGTCAACATGTTGCCTTTATTACCAAACAGATGGAGGAACACATTGTCAGACATGTCCTTGTATAGCTAGTCAGCGCTGTCAGGCGATCAGCTGA